A region of the Halalkalibaculum roseum genome:
ACTCCCGATGACTGGAAGGAGCCGGAAGAGGTCGACTATATTTTTCTAACACACGGCCATGAAGACCATGTCGGTGACACCCTCGAGATTGCCGAACGTACCGGTTGCGAAGTTGTTGCCCCTGTAGAATTATCCCGTATTCTGGTAGGCAAGCACGGGCTGGGAGAAGATCAGGCAACGGAATTCAATAAAGGCGGTACCGTGCACTATGATGATTTTTCCGTTACCCTGGTTTCTGCAAATCACAGCTCTTCATTCAACGGAGATTATACCGGTGAGCCGGGCGGACTGGTTTTCTCTTTTGAGGATGATATCTGTATCTACCATCTCGGTGACACCAATATCTTTACCGACCTTGAGTTATATGGACAGATGTATGTGCCTCATTTAACACTGGTTCCAATGGGGGATCACTACACGATGGGTCCCCAGGAAGCTGCATACGCTGTAGAAATGCTGAATCCGGAAGTGGCGATACCCATCCATTACGGTACATTCCCCGTTCTTACCGGAGATCCCGAAGACTTTAAAACTTTCGTTGAGGATATATCCGATACCGAAGTATGGATTCCGGAACCGGGAGATAATTTCCTCGCCTAGTACCGGCTCTCCAATACTATTATTTACTGACCTCGACGGTTTTCCGTCGGGGTTTTTTAATTAAATCGCCATATTAAGCTAATGTTAATATCATAGTGAGCGCCCTTATATTATTATTTTTATCTTATTTTAAGATAAAGCAAAAAAGATTAGGTGAGAGTTATAGTGAAAGAGAAAAATTCACAAAAAGTAGCGGTTTGGCTGATTAACGAGATCAATCGAAAAGGCTTTCTGAAAAGAAGTGATGCCGTCGATTCCATTGAAACTGCATTCAGTAAAGACTATGTCACGTTTACCTCCAGTGGCAATAGAACTATCCATGAGAAAGTCCTTAAGAATTTTAGGGACTTGAAGGATGATTCCATCTCCTGGAATGTCGGAGAACAAGCCTGGATCTCTAACTCAAATGGCAGTGAAAAGAAGAGTGAAAAATTAAGAAACCCGAAATTACCCACTGCAGTAAAACCCAGTGAGGTCCCCGAAGGTGCCGGGGAAGATCACCCTTCCCTCTACCTGAACCGGGAGCTGGGCTGGCTCGATTTTAATTGGCGGGTACTCTATCAGGCAATGGACGAACGTACTCCTTTGCTGGAGCGGGTGCGATTTATTGCTATAACTGCAAGCAACCTGGATGAGTTTATCCAAAAGAGAGTGGGTGGATTGAAACGGCAGGAGGCAGCCGGAGTGGATCATCTTAGTCCCGACGGCCGAACGCCTGACACTCAGATTGACCTTGTGAGGGATCAGGCTGCAAAAATGCAGTATAGAATTTCTGAGATTTGGAATAACGAGTTACTGCCCTTACTGGAAAAAGATGCTTTTATAAAAATATCCTACTACAAGGATCTCAAGAAGAAACAGAGAGAGCAAATGGATGAATATTTTATGGACCATATTTATCCGACCCTCACCCCTCTGGCTGTAGATCCCGGACATCCCTTCCCTTTTATATCAAACCTAAGCTTGTCACTTGCGATAAAGCTTCGCAAGCCCGATCGTGACGCGTTCAATTTTGCCCGCGTAAAGATTCCCACAAACCAACCGCGCTGGCTTCCAATAGAGTCAGGTGACTCTGAATTGAACTTTATCCCAATTGAGGAACTCATACGTCAAAATATTCACAAGCTTTTCCCCGGCATGGAGATTGAAGGAGCCTGCCTGTTTCGGATAACCAGGAATGCCGATATTCGAAGAAACGAGGAGGAAGCTGAAGATCTCAAGTCAATGATTTCTGAAGAACTTCGTGAAAGAAGATTCGCAGAAGTCGTAAGGCTGGAAGTTGAAAAAAATATTGACGAGAATGTACTGAACCTGTTAATGAATGAGCTACACCTTAATGATGATGACATTATTAAAGTGCAAGGCATCCTGGATCTTACGGCTTGTTTTAAGCTTGCCAACCGGAACATCCCGGGACTTAAGTTTGAGAAATGGAATCCGGTAATACCCAAGCCACTTTATCATGAGGGGGAAACCGAGGAAGAGCAATCGATCTTTGACATTATAAGTAAAGGAGATTTACTGGTTCATCATCCTTATGAATCATTTTCAGCCAGTGTTCGCCGGCTTATTGAGGAGGCCGCAGACGACCCCGATGTGTTGACCATCAAGCAGACCTTGTACCGCACTTCTGAAGATTCACCCATTGTAAAAGCTCTGATTCGGGCAGCCGAGAAAGGTAAGCAGGTTGCCGTTCTTGTAGAGGTGAAGGCACGCTTTGATGAAGCCAGCAACATCGAATGGGGCAGAATTCTTGAAAATGCCGGAGTGCATGTAGCATATGGTTTGGTAGGACTGAAGACACACGCCAAAGTTGCGATGATTGTGAGAAGAGAAAAAAACAAACACGTAACCTACTGCCACATCGGTACAGGTAACTATCATGTGGAGACGGCCGAGATCTATACCGATCTCGGTCTGCTCACCAATGATCCCGAAATAGGTTATGACGTCACCAACCTGTTCCACTATCTCACGGGCTACGCACCAAGTCAAAATTACAAGAAACTGCTTGTTGCTCCACAGATACTTCGTTCTTCTTTTTATGAGCTGATAGACCAGGAGATTGCTTTTGCAGAGAAGGGCAAAGAAGGCAGAATCATAGCCAAAATGAACGCTCTGGATGATGTTGAAATCATCAAACGACTCTATAAAGCATCGCAGGCCGGAGTGGAAATTGATCTGATCGTAAGAGGTCACTCAAGACTCAGGCCACAGCTGAAGAAGTTCAGTGAAAACATAAGAGTCATAAGCATCATAGGACGATTTCTGGAACATGACCGAATATTTTATTTTGGCAACAACGGCGATCCGAAAATGTTCATAGGCAGTGCCGACTGGCGATTCCGCAATTTGGATGAGCGTGTCGAAGCTATTGTACCCATCACCCTTCCGGGATTACAAAAGCGAATCATTTCCATTTTGAAGAAAGCATTAAAAGACAACCGCCTTGCCTGGGATATGCATGCCGATGGCAGCTATACCCAACGGCGCCCAAAGAAAGGACAAAAAGAGCGAAGTTTTCAGAACATGATGATGAAAAATGCACGGAAGAGGGCGATACGTTAGGCAAAAGTAAGAAGTGAAAAGTGAGAAGTGAGAAGGGAAAAGGCAGTTGGCAGTTGGCAGTTGGGAGTTGGCAGTTGGCAGTTGGCAAAATAAATGTGTTTCAAGGGAGTTGCACT
Encoded here:
- the ppk1 gene encoding polyphosphate kinase 1; this encodes MKEKNSQKVAVWLINEINRKGFLKRSDAVDSIETAFSKDYVTFTSSGNRTIHEKVLKNFRDLKDDSISWNVGEQAWISNSNGSEKKSEKLRNPKLPTAVKPSEVPEGAGEDHPSLYLNRELGWLDFNWRVLYQAMDERTPLLERVRFIAITASNLDEFIQKRVGGLKRQEAAGVDHLSPDGRTPDTQIDLVRDQAAKMQYRISEIWNNELLPLLEKDAFIKISYYKDLKKKQREQMDEYFMDHIYPTLTPLAVDPGHPFPFISNLSLSLAIKLRKPDRDAFNFARVKIPTNQPRWLPIESGDSELNFIPIEELIRQNIHKLFPGMEIEGACLFRITRNADIRRNEEEAEDLKSMISEELRERRFAEVVRLEVEKNIDENVLNLLMNELHLNDDDIIKVQGILDLTACFKLANRNIPGLKFEKWNPVIPKPLYHEGETEEEQSIFDIISKGDLLVHHPYESFSASVRRLIEEAADDPDVLTIKQTLYRTSEDSPIVKALIRAAEKGKQVAVLVEVKARFDEASNIEWGRILENAGVHVAYGLVGLKTHAKVAMIVRREKNKHVTYCHIGTGNYHVETAEIYTDLGLLTNDPEIGYDVTNLFHYLTGYAPSQNYKKLLVAPQILRSSFYELIDQEIAFAEKGKEGRIIAKMNALDDVEIIKRLYKASQAGVEIDLIVRGHSRLRPQLKKFSENIRVISIIGRFLEHDRIFYFGNNGDPKMFIGSADWRFRNLDERVEAIVPITLPGLQKRIISILKKALKDNRLAWDMHADGSYTQRRPKKGQKERSFQNMMMKNARKRAIR
- a CDS encoding metal-dependent hydrolase, with the protein product METEVQAHWLGHSAFKLVSPKGNHILVDPFLKNNGVTPDDWKEPEEVDYIFLTHGHEDHVGDTLEIAERTGCEVVAPVELSRILVGKHGLGEDQATEFNKGGTVHYDDFSVTLVSANHSSSFNGDYTGEPGGLVFSFEDDICIYHLGDTNIFTDLELYGQMYVPHLTLVPMGDHYTMGPQEAAYAVEMLNPEVAIPIHYGTFPVLTGDPEDFKTFVEDISDTEVWIPEPGDNFLA